In Solobacterium moorei, a single genomic region encodes these proteins:
- a CDS encoding prepilin peptidase, with translation MYRIWIGVFGFHLGSFLLCMCHGYLRKRSTLRSHCDACHHILHWYDLIPILSYICLRGRCRYCGRRFSKEYILAEILTGFLCMLVVWNVDTFKWDIMMRVLLFSLLWCVCYIDYLIMEIPNEIHIGMIILFIIHACMINEINIQPWIRMLVMFVCGYFIFILCEKLFHKECIGGGDLKLLSCMSLFLSFQKIWIVLSIACILAISWMVFHQKNCIAFGPFLSVSFLLVFCGYFDSLSWGL, from the coding sequence ATGTATCGGATATGGATTGGAGTATTCGGCTTCCATTTAGGAAGCTTTTTGTTGTGTATGTGTCATGGTTATCTTCGGAAAAGATCGACCTTACGTAGCCATTGTGATGCATGTCATCATATACTACATTGGTATGATTTAATACCAATACTAAGTTATATTTGTTTAAGGGGAAGATGTCGTTATTGTGGTAGAAGATTTTCAAAAGAATATATCCTTGCGGAAATACTGACAGGGTTTTTGTGTATGTTAGTTGTATGGAACGTTGATACTTTCAAGTGGGATATAATGATGAGGGTTCTTCTATTCTCTCTACTTTGGTGTGTATGTTATATCGACTATCTCATCATGGAGATACCGAATGAGATACATATCGGTATGATAATTCTGTTTATCATACATGCATGTATGATAAATGAGATAAATATACAACCATGGATACGTATGTTGGTTATGTTTGTTTGTGGGTATTTCATATTTATTCTTTGTGAGAAGTTGTTTCATAAGGAATGTATCGGTGGTGGAGATTTAAAGCTTCTATCTTGTATGAGTTTATTTCTTTCGTTTCAAAAGATTTGGATTGTGTTATCCATTGCATGTATACTTGCAATTTCGTGGATGGTTTTTCATCAGAAAAATTGTATTGCGTTTGGGCCGTTTCTTTCGGTATCCTTTTTATTGGTTTTTTGTGGTTATTTTGATAGCCTCAGTTGGGGATTGTGA
- a CDS encoding DUF4003 family protein, with protein sequence MDDLLLQKCITFMDKKEALRQKNFFSNLDENAVIAYIYMYHKQEINFDALSSCEWIVKKAFSFTSPYRQAHPRIYAAMMAVSQQDPDTVVARVMAFEQQFNRSFAKNNGLAVLAFIAAEIQQVEYQPIYYTALSIYNRMKDLHRFLTNDQDVIYAGILAMTPHLKEDVVDELVIMDDLLMNEYHLDGDYARRLSYVLALCEGTATVKVRRAMELLQAITNGWDRSINYLYFILPAVLANISVPFERVLEDYEEVSAFLKMQKDYGKFYNHTRSLHTCMILLQYYAEDNLSIYAVINAIVFSITNAQRS encoded by the coding sequence ATGGATGATTTATTGTTACAAAAATGCATAACCTTTATGGATAAAAAAGAAGCATTGCGGCAAAAAAATTTCTTTTCAAATCTGGATGAAAATGCAGTGATTGCATATATTTATATGTACCATAAGCAGGAAATTAACTTTGATGCATTGAGTTCATGTGAATGGATAGTAAAGAAAGCATTTTCATTTACATCCCCATATAGGCAAGCTCATCCTAGAATATATGCAGCGATGATGGCTGTTTCCCAGCAGGATCCAGATACAGTAGTTGCTAGAGTGATGGCGTTTGAACAACAATTTAATCGTAGTTTCGCAAAGAATAATGGACTTGCGGTATTGGCGTTCATTGCGGCAGAGATCCAACAGGTAGAATATCAACCGATATACTATACAGCATTATCGATTTATAATCGGATGAAAGATCTGCATCGTTTTTTAACAAATGATCAGGATGTTATTTATGCCGGTATATTGGCAATGACACCACATTTAAAAGAAGATGTTGTGGATGAGTTAGTCATCATGGATGATTTATTGATGAATGAATATCATTTGGACGGTGATTATGCAAGAAGATTATCCTATGTTTTAGCGCTATGTGAGGGTACTGCAACTGTAAAGGTAAGACGTGCAATGGAGCTACTACAGGCAATTACAAATGGATGGGATCGTTCAATTAACTACCTTTACTTCATATTACCAGCAGTATTGGCAAATATATCCGTTCCTTTTGAAAGGGTTTTGGAGGATTATGAGGAAGTATCTGCTTTCCTAAAAATGCAGAAAGACTATGGTAAATTCTATAATCATACAAGATCATTACATACATGCATGATTCTATTGCAATATTATGCGGAAGATAATTTATCGATTTATGCCGTAATCAATGCAATTGTATTCTCAATCACAAATGCACAGAGAAGTTAG
- a CDS encoding DUF4003 family protein: MDDLLLEKCNTFLDNRRALRRKYFLYSPEGIADIAFIYMSNEREINFEMLEYCEDVIRQSFPFVSFQYRFLTKVYAAMMDVSNIEPDIVVNRVMSFEELFNRTFKDTIGLAVLCFSAAERSQVEYQTIYYKALTIYNQMKDLQRSLTNDLDVVYAGILAMAPSIKEDVVDELVIMDDLLVNEYRLPKDFSRRLSYALAFCDGTATQKVQNAMDFIKSCTSKWNRHVGYIYYVLHAVVANLSIPLDTIQKDYDEVMQYLKKSRQYGLFSKPERSLHACMILLNFYVGNNTSIYTLTNAILYTIALIKALVQRRSC, translated from the coding sequence ATGGATGACTTGCTATTAGAAAAATGTAATACGTTCCTTGATAATCGAAGAGCGTTACGTCGTAAATATTTCTTATATAGTCCTGAAGGAATTGCGGATATTGCGTTTATCTACATGTCTAATGAGAGAGAAATCAACTTTGAAATGTTGGAATACTGTGAAGATGTCATCCGCCAATCATTTCCATTCGTTTCATTTCAATACCGATTCTTAACCAAGGTATATGCTGCTATGATGGATGTGTCTAATATTGAACCAGATATCGTAGTCAATCGTGTGATGAGTTTTGAAGAACTATTCAATCGTACATTTAAGGATACGATTGGGCTTGCAGTACTATGTTTTAGCGCTGCAGAAAGATCGCAGGTAGAATATCAAACAATCTACTACAAGGCACTTACAATTTACAACCAGATGAAGGATTTACAGCGTTCTTTAACGAATGATTTGGATGTGGTGTATGCAGGTATTCTAGCGATGGCTCCAAGCATCAAAGAAGATGTTGTGGATGAACTAGTTATCATGGATGATCTACTTGTGAATGAATATAGACTTCCTAAGGATTTTTCAAGAAGACTCTCCTATGCACTTGCCTTCTGTGATGGTACCGCAACACAGAAAGTTCAGAATGCGATGGACTTCATTAAATCTTGTACAAGTAAATGGAATCGCCATGTAGGGTATATCTACTATGTCCTTCATGCGGTAGTTGCAAATCTTTCAATTCCGCTTGATACAATCCAAAAAGATTATGATGAAGTGATGCAGTATTTAAAAAAGAGTAGACAATACGGTCTATTCTCTAAACCGGAACGTTCTTTACATGCATGTATGATTTTATTAAATTTCTATGTTGGAAATAATACTTCCATTTATACACTGACAAATGCGATTCTTTATACAATTGCATTAATAAAAGCACTTGTCCAACGCAGGTCATGTTAA
- a CDS encoding AAA family ATPase has protein sequence MRPIKLVLSAFGPYASKIELDLSKLGENGVYLITGDTGAGKTTIFDAITFALFGKPSGDIRDVKTLRSEYANEEIETYVELDFIYHDEEYHIYRRPEYTYTHVQKNGEVKQRSKATDAYLILPNGDRIVKPTEVTKQVEQLLGMKRDQFRQIAMIAQGSFLEILNADTKERGKLFEKVFTTSKYSVLMDRLNQMAKESSIALNDAKLRLQQIISDIRVPEILQEQYEQTLETFAMNDIQPVYDLLDNIIIGAKGSIENLQKQKEQVQKQLQKSRKEETEKTKQLQDLLSLEKLLKEKPVKEEKANRYTERLKTDGEKYRIQIDALKKEQAQIEHELPEYAGLTKLTAKLAEIKKQSSSVLKDLETKTILKKQLDEDITLKQKEAQILTDSELSLNKLFIKEEEIEKKISAFYHASMIQSNYQNAVDNLKEKTQFLQESTDRKAMLQKQYDDAQLSYFANQAGLLASRLIKGEPCPVCGSIEHPRPASYSDQLVTQEEINQYKKKADQVEKEYQVASKACVDANLKMSTLQNELELVLKSVTEQTIPLGNVKTFIDEHTTQLKKEQKEISTCIKQLQQQSKRYQELLKMIPKLQQKLTALAEEASQSEITQAKLSVEHEQIQKQVQETTTKLKYSSETEAKNRLAILAKQILEYQQQIDQLANESKLAMDELVYVSAQIDMLKEKVESSIDEIPLQKNQLGLLQAEIENLQVQQEEILKSIHDTQMYENDAQDTKKKIKSESDTYQTKLSRYSSLRELADVAMGNGRSSKEKITLQEYVQIAYLDRMIHKANERYLSMSNQQYQLVRSAGTKDKRSHEALDLDVIDFSNGSIRPVSSLSGGESFIASLALALGMSDEIQSQAGGIQIDTMFIDEGFGTLDQDSLNNAIQTLMKLSGENRLVGIISHVKELKERIHKGIIVTKDLHGSHGSVAKVINEE, from the coding sequence ATGAGACCAATTAAATTAGTGCTCTCCGCCTTTGGCCCATATGCCTCCAAGATTGAACTTGATCTTTCAAAGTTAGGTGAAAATGGAGTTTATCTGATTACTGGTGATACCGGTGCAGGTAAGACAACCATTTTTGATGCGATTACATTCGCTCTATTCGGAAAACCAAGTGGAGATATTCGTGATGTAAAGACATTACGAAGTGAATATGCAAATGAGGAGATAGAAACCTATGTTGAATTAGATTTTATCTATCATGATGAGGAATATCATATCTATCGACGTCCTGAATATACATATACGCATGTACAAAAAAATGGTGAAGTAAAACAGCGTAGTAAAGCAACAGATGCATATCTCATCCTGCCAAATGGAGACCGTATTGTAAAACCAACAGAAGTTACCAAACAGGTCGAACAATTACTTGGTATGAAGAGAGATCAATTCCGCCAGATTGCTATGATAGCTCAAGGAAGTTTCCTTGAAATTTTAAACGCAGATACAAAAGAACGTGGAAAGTTATTTGAAAAAGTATTTACGACAAGTAAATACTCTGTCCTTATGGATCGCTTAAATCAAATGGCAAAGGAAAGTTCCATTGCATTGAATGACGCAAAGCTGCGTTTACAACAGATCATCAGTGATATACGTGTACCAGAAATATTACAAGAACAATATGAACAAACGCTAGAAACGTTTGCGATGAATGATATTCAACCAGTATATGATTTATTGGATAATATCATCATTGGCGCAAAGGGAAGTATAGAAAACCTGCAGAAACAAAAGGAACAAGTTCAAAAGCAACTTCAGAAATCTCGCAAAGAAGAAACAGAGAAAACGAAACAATTACAAGATCTTCTTTCACTTGAAAAACTGTTAAAAGAAAAGCCAGTGAAAGAAGAGAAAGCAAATCGTTACACAGAAAGATTGAAGACTGATGGAGAAAAGTATCGTATTCAAATCGATGCGTTAAAGAAGGAACAAGCACAAATTGAACATGAGTTACCTGAATATGCAGGACTAACAAAACTCACTGCAAAACTTGCCGAGATTAAAAAACAGAGCTCTTCTGTATTAAAGGATTTAGAAACAAAAACAATCCTCAAGAAGCAGTTGGATGAAGATATCACTTTGAAACAAAAGGAAGCACAGATATTAACAGATAGTGAACTATCTTTGAATAAGCTTTTCATAAAAGAAGAAGAAATAGAAAAGAAGATTTCTGCTTTTTATCACGCAAGCATGATTCAAAGTAATTATCAAAACGCAGTTGATAATTTGAAGGAGAAAACACAGTTTCTCCAAGAAAGTACTGATAGGAAAGCAATGCTTCAAAAGCAGTATGATGATGCGCAATTGTCTTATTTCGCAAATCAGGCGGGTTTGCTAGCTTCAAGATTAATTAAGGGTGAACCATGTCCTGTATGTGGATCTATAGAACATCCGCGTCCTGCTAGTTATAGTGACCAGCTTGTCACACAAGAAGAAATTAATCAATATAAAAAGAAAGCAGATCAAGTTGAAAAAGAATATCAGGTTGCTAGTAAAGCGTGTGTGGATGCGAATCTAAAGATGAGTACTTTACAGAACGAGTTGGAGCTAGTATTAAAGTCTGTTACAGAACAAACAATTCCACTCGGAAATGTAAAGACATTCATTGATGAACATACAACGCAGCTAAAGAAAGAACAGAAAGAAATTTCAACTTGTATCAAGCAACTTCAACAGCAATCAAAGCGCTATCAAGAATTACTAAAGATGATTCCAAAACTACAACAAAAATTAACTGCTTTGGCTGAAGAAGCAAGTCAAAGTGAAATTACACAGGCAAAGCTATCTGTTGAACATGAGCAGATTCAAAAACAAGTACAAGAGACTACTACAAAGCTAAAGTATTCTTCGGAAACAGAAGCGAAGAATCGTTTAGCTATCCTTGCAAAGCAAATCTTAGAATACCAACAACAAATCGATCAATTGGCAAATGAAAGCAAACTGGCAATGGATGAACTGGTTTATGTGAGTGCGCAGATTGATATGTTAAAGGAAAAGGTAGAGTCATCCATTGATGAGATTCCACTTCAGAAAAACCAACTTGGGCTACTTCAGGCTGAAATTGAAAATCTACAAGTACAGCAGGAAGAGATACTTAAGAGTATTCATGATACACAGATGTATGAAAATGACGCCCAAGATACAAAGAAGAAAATCAAGTCTGAAAGTGATACATATCAAACAAAGCTTTCTCGCTATAGTAGTTTGCGAGAACTTGCGGATGTCGCAATGGGGAATGGTCGCTCTAGCAAGGAGAAAATTACATTACAAGAATATGTTCAGATTGCATATCTTGACCGTATGATTCATAAGGCAAATGAGCGTTATCTATCAATGTCCAATCAACAATACCAACTTGTACGCAGTGCTGGCACTAAAGATAAAAGAAGTCATGAAGCATTAGATTTAGATGTAATCGACTTTAGCAATGGCTCAATCCGCCCAGTGAGTTCCTTATCTGGTGGAGAGTCATTTATTGCCTCTCTTGCCTTGGCGTTAGGAATGTCGGATGAAATACAATCCCAAGCAGGTGGTATTCAAATTGATACAATGTTTATTGATGAAGGCTTTGGTACATTGGACCAAGATTCACTCAATAACGCAATACAGACACTGATGAAACTGTCTGGAGAAAATCGTTTGGTAGGTATTATTTCGCACGTCAAAGAGTTAAAGGAACGTATCCATAAAGGAATTATCGTGACCAAAGATTTACATGGTAGCCATGGCTCAGTTGCGAAAGTGATTAATGAGGAATAA
- a CDS encoding SseB family protein, translated as MKKYLLILVMLISMIGYVVGLYGFFHNLNFMFREITISPWMIAQGLFPLLWGILAVLTFAMAEYMYRKSCRNEVYFRFKVSPWAKNLFFFGIVGVLIARLVVMTYIVVSQSGANASRELTQIYLTAIALGIAAVIFTQQQYTKMKHQRELKQFEKNAILNGERRYTMMVVESDQDTICTGFVYGEMKVNDTICLHCSDKGDINATIVEILCDDKQVSSAKHQMVTIRLDHSCKDFLLKYSVISSIQTGADPSIIENPGLSGILREYAKFFMDQEYIGTLVYEICMSEYYLIKYTNENVDDERFMSVRLNVNPDKAVLVLFTDWNALLRYSNIFEEDEIHMEVRNIKECFHLIPAKYDSIVINPFGPKSFIITKDFMRHIQGVLGYDGLFKKQEDL; from the coding sequence ATGAAAAAGTATCTATTGATTCTAGTAATGTTGATATCAATGATTGGTTATGTAGTAGGACTATATGGCTTCTTTCATAATCTGAATTTTATGTTTCGAGAGATTACAATATCTCCGTGGATGATTGCGCAGGGATTGTTTCCACTTCTTTGGGGTATCTTAGCAGTCTTAACGTTTGCCATGGCAGAATACATGTATCGAAAATCTTGTCGAAATGAGGTTTATTTTCGGTTCAAAGTTTCACCATGGGCAAAAAATCTATTCTTTTTTGGGATTGTTGGTGTATTAATTGCACGTCTGGTAGTGATGACATACATTGTTGTAAGTCAATCAGGGGCAAATGCAAGTAGAGAGCTGACACAGATCTATCTAACAGCGATTGCGTTAGGCATTGCGGCTGTTATCTTTACACAACAACAGTACACAAAAATGAAACATCAAAGGGAATTAAAACAATTTGAAAAGAATGCGATCCTGAATGGCGAAAGACGCTATACGATGATGGTTGTCGAAAGTGATCAAGATACAATCTGTACTGGTTTTGTCTATGGTGAGATGAAAGTGAATGATACGATATGTCTTCACTGTAGTGATAAAGGTGATATCAACGCAACGATTGTGGAGATACTCTGTGATGATAAACAAGTATCTTCCGCAAAGCATCAGATGGTAACAATCAGACTAGACCACTCCTGTAAAGATTTCTTATTGAAGTACAGTGTTATCAGTAGTATTCAAACTGGTGCAGATCCAAGTATTATAGAAAATCCAGGTTTAAGTGGAATTTTGCGTGAGTATGCGAAGTTCTTTATGGATCAAGAGTATATTGGCACACTGGTCTATGAAATCTGTATGAGCGAGTATTATCTCATTAAATACACAAACGAAAACGTCGATGATGAAAGATTTATGTCTGTTCGTCTAAATGTCAATCCGGATAAAGCTGTATTGGTATTGTTTACAGATTGGAATGCGCTATTGCGTTATAGTAACATATTTGAAGAGGATGAGATTCACATGGAAGTTCGTAACATCAAGGAATGTTTTCACTTAATACCAGCGAAATATGACTCTATTGTGATCAATCCATTTGGACCAAAGTCGTTCATTATTACCAAAGATTTTATGCGTCATATTCAAGGGGTTCTTGGTTATGACGGATTATTTAAAAAACAGGAGGATTTATGA
- a CDS encoding aminopeptidase, whose amino-acid sequence MSASKAMYQKLAKLAIVRGVNVQPNQPLVITASVRDYEFVRMVAKEAYAVGAREVIINWTDTELAKLNYTYQSEETLADIPDWKYDCVKREHDLGACYLRISSDMPGALKDVDQSKVRAYQMAYSKKMKDLRKYTMNNEGQWCVIGIPSVEWAKVVFPNLSEEKAFEKLEDAIFMTSRVTEDSDPLENWRIHDGNLVEHARKLTELNFKQLHFTSELGTDLTVELVDNHVWIGGGDMTPKKVYFDPNIPTEECFTMPKKTGVNGIVYASKPLSYSGKVIDGFWFRFENGKVVDFGAKQEEETLKSLLYFDEGSRYLGEVALVPYDSPISNSNILFFNTLFDENAACHLALGMPYPENVKGGAHMSEEELKAAGANESSQHEDFMFGTKEMNIDGIQQDGTVVPVFRNGNFVI is encoded by the coding sequence ATGAGTGCAAGTAAAGCAATGTATCAAAAATTAGCAAAATTAGCAATTGTACGTGGTGTCAATGTACAGCCTAATCAACCACTAGTGATTACTGCATCCGTACGTGATTATGAGTTTGTACGCATGGTTGCCAAAGAAGCGTATGCCGTAGGTGCTAGAGAAGTAATTATCAACTGGACGGATACGGAATTAGCAAAATTAAATTATACATATCAAAGTGAAGAGACATTAGCTGATATCCCAGATTGGAAATATGATTGTGTAAAGCGTGAACACGATTTAGGTGCGTGCTATTTACGCATTAGTTCTGATATGCCAGGTGCGCTAAAGGATGTAGACCAATCTAAGGTTCGTGCATACCAGATGGCTTATAGTAAGAAGATGAAAGACTTACGCAAGTACACAATGAATAACGAAGGACAATGGTGTGTAATAGGTATTCCTTCTGTAGAGTGGGCAAAGGTTGTATTCCCTAATCTTTCTGAGGAGAAAGCTTTTGAGAAGTTAGAAGATGCAATCTTTATGACAAGCCGTGTTACGGAGGATAGTGATCCACTTGAAAACTGGCGTATTCATGATGGTAATCTTGTAGAACATGCACGCAAGTTAACGGAATTAAACTTCAAGCAGTTGCATTTTACAAGCGAACTTGGAACAGATTTAACAGTAGAGCTTGTAGATAACCATGTATGGATTGGTGGTGGAGATATGACACCGAAGAAAGTTTACTTTGATCCAAACATTCCAACAGAAGAATGCTTCACAATGCCTAAGAAGACTGGTGTTAATGGTATCGTGTACGCATCAAAGCCTTTAAGTTACAGTGGTAAGGTCATTGATGGTTTCTGGTTCCGTTTTGAAAATGGCAAGGTTGTCGACTTTGGTGCAAAACAAGAAGAGGAAACCCTGAAGAGTTTATTATACTTTGATGAAGGCTCTAGATACTTAGGTGAAGTTGCCTTAGTGCCATATGATTCACCGATCTCAAATTCAAATATCTTATTCTTCAATACATTATTTGATGAAAACGCTGCGTGTCACTTAGCGCTAGGTATGCCATATCCTGAAAACGTAAAGGGTGGAGCACATATGAGTGAAGAAGAACTCAAGGCCGCAGGTGCAAACGAATCATCTCAACATGAAGACTTTATGTTTGGTACGAAGGAAATGAATATTGATGGTATCCAACAAGATGGTACGGTTGTGCCAGTATTTAGAAATGGAAATTTTGTAATCTAG
- a CDS encoding exonuclease SbcCD subunit D, producing MKIAHLSDLHLGKRLKEYSLIEDQKYILRQIIEILKQEKVTTVLLAGDIYDTGNPSSEAVALLSMFLLELKNLNIHVIIIAGNHDNGTRLSYGAEIFADSNIHITGKYTGILASTTIEDAYGPIHFYSLPYIRPIYVNQYLDETEAVEGYTAAIKHALQTVELNQQERNVILSHQFITGSVTDEQGSEVSVGGTDNVDGNVFNDFDYVALGHIHRPQTILRETMRYCGTPLKYSIGEANTTKSVTIIDMKEKGHTTVYTVDLKPLHDVVVIKDTFANILQRKNTKNDDYVYFQLQDERMVFDAMNTLRLRYPNILGISYPNSAYEQSEQGISYTKQKNQTPQEIFGDFFAQYTGHALDDIQEKILDELVTKIWKEGDEE from the coding sequence ATGAAAATTGCACATTTATCAGATCTGCATCTAGGAAAAAGGCTCAAAGAATATTCATTGATTGAAGATCAAAAGTACATTTTGCGACAAATCATAGAAATTCTAAAACAAGAAAAAGTGACTACAGTATTATTAGCTGGAGATATCTATGATACTGGTAACCCTAGTTCAGAAGCGGTCGCTCTTTTAAGCATGTTTCTGTTGGAGTTAAAGAACTTAAATATCCATGTGATTATAATTGCAGGAAACCACGATAACGGGACTAGACTTTCATATGGAGCTGAGATATTTGCGGATTCCAATATTCATATTACTGGGAAATATACAGGTATACTTGCAAGTACAACGATAGAGGATGCATATGGACCCATCCATTTCTACAGCCTTCCGTATATACGTCCAATCTATGTAAACCAGTATTTAGATGAGACAGAAGCTGTGGAGGGATATACAGCAGCTATCAAACATGCATTACAAACAGTTGAACTGAATCAACAGGAACGTAATGTAATCCTATCGCATCAATTTATTACAGGCTCTGTAACTGATGAACAGGGTTCAGAGGTAAGCGTTGGTGGTACAGATAATGTGGATGGAAATGTGTTTAATGATTTTGATTATGTCGCATTAGGACATATCCATCGTCCACAAACTATCTTACGAGAGACAATGCGCTATTGTGGTACACCTCTTAAATATTCTATTGGTGAAGCTAATACAACAAAATCAGTCACGATCATTGATATGAAAGAAAAGGGACATACAACGGTTTATACTGTTGATTTAAAACCACTACATGATGTAGTGGTTATCAAAGATACCTTTGCGAACATTCTACAAAGAAAGAACACAAAGAATGATGATTATGTATACTTCCAACTACAAGATGAACGTATGGTATTTGATGCGATGAATACATTACGTTTACGTTATCCGAATATTCTTGGAATTTCATATCCAAATTCAGCTTATGAACAAAGCGAACAAGGCATCAGTTATACAAAACAAAAGAATCAAACACCACAAGAAATCTTTGGGGATTTCTTTGCACAATATACAGGGCATGCACTCGATGATATACAAGAGAAAATATTAGATGAACTTGTGACGAAAATATGGAAAGAGGGGGATGAAGAATGA
- a CDS encoding M18 family aminopeptidase yields the protein MVDINEKLLDFLHKSPTCFHAIDEIKKILVKQGYHELSEADCWNLEIDGRYFTVRNQSSIIAFRIPTTDYKGYMIGAAHSDSPTFKVKENPEIVGNGVVKLNVEKYGGMLCAPWFDRPLSVAGRVIVKENGKLVTKLVRVDKDLLVIPNLAIHMNREANTNATYNAQVDMLPVFGTEDSKGKFMEVVAESIGVKAEDILSHDLYLYTREKGTVWGYQNEFVSAGHLDDLQCVFGSLYGFLAASDSESIPVVAIFDNEEVGSGTKQGADSTFLEDTLERIALSCGKKPEEAKRAIASSFMVSADNAHAVHPNHVGKADPINRPQMNKGIVIKYNANQKYTTDAVSAAVFKEVCAAVNVPVQTFTNRSDMAGGSTLGNISNAHVSLNTVDIGLAQLAMHSSYETAGAKDTEYLVEAMSHFFSLTLEDEGEGVFSLR from the coding sequence ATGGTAGATATCAATGAAAAATTATTAGATTTTCTACACAAGAGTCCAACTTGTTTCCACGCAATCGATGAGATAAAGAAGATATTAGTGAAACAAGGATATCATGAATTGTCAGAGGCAGATTGTTGGAATCTTGAGATAGATGGAAGATACTTTACGGTGAGAAACCAATCCAGTATTATCGCCTTCCGCATCCCTACAACAGATTATAAGGGATATATGATTGGTGCAGCACACAGTGATTCTCCAACATTCAAAGTAAAAGAAAACCCAGAAATCGTTGGGAATGGTGTTGTGAAGTTAAACGTTGAAAAGTATGGTGGTATGCTATGTGCACCGTGGTTTGATCGTCCATTATCTGTAGCGGGAAGAGTCATCGTAAAGGAAAATGGGAAGCTTGTTACGAAGCTTGTACGTGTGGATAAGGATCTATTAGTAATTCCTAATCTTGCGATTCATATGAATCGTGAAGCAAATACAAATGCGACCTATAACGCACAGGTAGATATGTTGCCGGTATTTGGTACAGAAGATTCCAAGGGTAAGTTTATGGAGGTTGTAGCCGAATCTATCGGTGTAAAGGCGGAAGACATCCTCAGTCATGACTTATATCTCTATACACGTGAAAAGGGTACCGTTTGGGGCTATCAGAATGAGTTTGTATCTGCAGGTCATTTAGATGACCTACAATGTGTATTTGGTTCTCTATATGGTTTCTTAGCTGCAAGTGATAGTGAAAGTATTCCTGTTGTGGCAATTTTTGATAATGAAGAAGTTGGTTCAGGTACAAAGCAAGGTGCAGATTCCACTTTCTTAGAAGATACATTGGAAAGAATTGCGCTATCCTGCGGTAAGAAGCCAGAAGAAGCAAAACGTGCAATTGCATCTAGCTTTATGGTATCTGCGGATAATGCGCATGCTGTACATCCAAACCATGTGGGAAAGGCGGACCCAATCAACCGTCCACAGATGAACAAGGGGATTGTCATCAAGTACAACGCAAATCAGAAGTACACAACAGACGCGGTCTCTGCTGCAGTGTTTAAAGAAGTGTGTGCAGCGGTAAATGTTCCAGTACAGACATTTACAAATCGTTCTGATATGGCAGGTGGTTCGACATTGGGTAATATTTCTAATGCCCATGTATCACTGAATACAGTAGATATTGGACTTGCACAACTTGCAATGCATTCATCTTATGAAACAGCAGGCGCAAAGGATACAGAGTATCTTGTAGAAGCAATGTCACATTTCTTCTCCCTCACTTTAGAAGATGAAGGGGAAGGCGTATTCTCACTTCGTTAA